Proteins encoded by one window of Kribbella italica:
- the eccCa gene encoding type VII secretion protein EccCa, whose translation MATVVVRRPMRRPAPELPGGELLLEAPPEVPEPAGRQWAQMLMVLPMVAMMGAMMLMFSGSIASSLRYVIFGLFGLAMIGMIVLSVFSRGSGAGKVEMGQARRTYLRHLAQQRLRLGRSVGQQREALHYLHPDPASLWAVAGSYRLWERRRDDADFGVTRIGIGKQGPATTIVPPDTQPLERLEPLSALALRRFVSTYAAVSNLPLAIAVTGFARIYLPGDEDRSQSMARAMVAQLACLHAPDNLRIAICTSADRRDDWDWAKWLPHVLHPERNDALGPIRLIAPSITALEAMLDDLLTNRPRFDPDAASAVSGPHLVVILDGGDADGSDHLLVGPGLEGVTVVDLTFPPPRAIDTSAISLDLEADGTLHAETMDGAERIGQADPLDLVTAEGLARQLAPLRLTAGVHGEQPLSADLGLAELLELGDPFDFDPEDTWLPRPSRDRLRVRFGLRSDGQPIELDLKESAQEGMGPHGLLIGATGSGKSELLRTLVLALAITHPPRSLNFALVDFKGGATFTRLDKLPHTSAVITNLAEELHLVDRMADAINGELLRRQELLRAAGNFSSLRDYEKARAAGAPLEEVPTLLVICDEFSELLTARPDFIDMFVQIGRVGRSLGVHLLLASQRLEEGRLRGLETHLSFRIGLRTFSDIDSRTVLGVNDAFHLPRAPGHGFLRVGTEQMDRFRSAYVSGVHRRPVPGALPSMGDRTVELLDYSSGYVAPVVEEEQDEKQPDPDGVFDEAVGESLMDVLVDRFEGKGTPAHQIWLAPLDKAPALGTVLPTGPTDFPIGRFQPGRLQTVAGIVDRPLEQRRDPLLLDLSAGGGHVAVAGSVQSGKSTTLVTLITGLALTHSPRDVQFYCLDFGGGVLTGVRDLPHVGSVAGRQDVNAVRRSVIEVLGIVAEREKTFAQLGIDSMETYRERRRQGELADHPYGDVFLVVDGWATIRNDFEDLEQLLADIATRGLAYGVHLMVSVARWFDLRTNVRDLCGTKLELRIGDPIDSMVDRRAAALVPERAPGRGIMTGRHQFITAAPRLSEPQGEERVSVGLAELVRTVAEAWPGQAAPEVRLLPPDVPYEAGNGASSQEAGLAVAVAERSLQPVLLDPNANPTFILLGDTGSGKTGFLRTLCRRISETYTPAEACVLVIDHRRSMLGSVEGPNLLGYGTGHQVTENLIQRLVQILEERLPGPDITPQQLRDRSWWQGPDVFVLIDDYDMVATGDGHPLMPLLPYIPQAADIGLRIYAARRTGGAMRGLFEPVLAKIRAVGSPGLQLSGSRDEGILLGGLRAQPLPPGRGFLVNRQGDSQLIQLTHPPADDQEQ comes from the coding sequence ATGGCGACAGTGGTGGTCCGCCGCCCGATGCGGCGCCCGGCGCCCGAACTGCCCGGCGGCGAGTTGTTGCTGGAGGCACCACCCGAGGTCCCGGAGCCGGCCGGGCGGCAGTGGGCGCAGATGCTGATGGTGCTGCCGATGGTGGCGATGATGGGCGCGATGATGCTGATGTTCTCCGGCAGCATCGCCAGCAGCCTGCGGTACGTGATCTTCGGGTTGTTCGGCCTGGCGATGATCGGGATGATCGTGCTCTCCGTGTTCTCCCGCGGCAGCGGTGCGGGCAAGGTCGAGATGGGACAGGCCCGGCGGACCTACCTGCGCCATCTGGCCCAGCAGCGGTTGCGCCTCGGCCGCTCGGTCGGCCAGCAGCGCGAGGCCCTGCACTACCTGCATCCCGATCCGGCGTCGCTGTGGGCCGTGGCCGGCAGCTACCGGTTGTGGGAGCGCCGCCGGGACGACGCGGACTTCGGCGTCACCCGGATCGGCATCGGCAAGCAGGGACCGGCGACCACGATCGTCCCGCCGGACACCCAGCCGCTGGAACGGCTCGAGCCCTTGTCGGCCCTGGCCCTGCGCCGGTTCGTTTCGACGTACGCCGCGGTGTCGAACCTGCCGCTGGCGATCGCCGTGACCGGATTCGCGCGGATCTATCTGCCGGGTGACGAGGACCGGTCGCAGTCCATGGCGCGGGCCATGGTCGCGCAACTGGCCTGCCTGCACGCCCCGGACAACCTACGGATCGCGATCTGCACGAGCGCCGACCGCAGGGACGACTGGGACTGGGCCAAGTGGCTGCCGCACGTCCTGCACCCCGAGCGGAACGACGCACTGGGACCGATCCGGTTGATCGCTCCGTCGATCACCGCGCTCGAAGCGATGCTCGACGACCTGCTGACCAACCGCCCCCGGTTCGACCCCGACGCCGCCAGTGCCGTCAGCGGACCGCACCTGGTGGTCATCCTCGACGGTGGGGACGCGGACGGGTCCGATCATCTGCTGGTAGGCCCCGGACTGGAAGGCGTGACGGTCGTCGACCTGACCTTCCCGCCGCCGCGGGCGATCGACACCAGCGCCATCAGTCTCGATCTCGAGGCCGACGGCACCCTGCACGCGGAGACGATGGACGGCGCGGAGCGGATCGGCCAGGCCGACCCCCTGGACCTGGTCACCGCCGAGGGCCTGGCCCGGCAGCTCGCTCCGCTGCGGCTCACCGCCGGTGTGCACGGCGAGCAGCCGCTCAGCGCCGACCTCGGGCTGGCCGAGCTGCTCGAGCTCGGCGACCCGTTCGACTTCGACCCCGAGGACACCTGGCTGCCCCGGCCGAGTCGCGACCGGCTGCGGGTCCGGTTCGGTCTGCGGTCGGACGGGCAGCCGATCGAGCTGGATCTCAAGGAGTCCGCGCAGGAAGGGATGGGGCCGCACGGCCTGCTGATCGGCGCCACCGGTTCGGGCAAGAGCGAGCTGCTGCGCACGCTGGTCCTGGCGCTGGCGATCACCCACCCGCCGAGGTCGCTGAACTTCGCGCTGGTCGACTTCAAGGGCGGCGCGACCTTCACCCGGCTGGACAAGCTGCCGCACACCAGCGCGGTGATCACCAACCTGGCCGAGGAGTTGCACCTGGTCGACCGGATGGCCGACGCCATCAACGGCGAGCTGCTCCGCCGCCAGGAACTTCTACGGGCCGCAGGCAACTTCTCGTCGCTGCGTGACTACGAGAAGGCCCGGGCGGCGGGAGCGCCGCTGGAGGAGGTCCCCACGCTGCTGGTCATCTGTGACGAGTTCAGCGAGCTGCTGACCGCCAGGCCCGACTTCATCGACATGTTCGTGCAGATCGGCCGGGTGGGACGATCGCTCGGCGTACACCTGCTGCTCGCCAGCCAGCGGCTGGAGGAAGGCCGCCTGCGCGGTCTGGAGACGCATCTGTCGTTCCGGATCGGACTGCGGACCTTCTCCGACATCGACAGCCGGACGGTGCTCGGCGTGAACGACGCCTTCCACCTGCCGCGAGCACCGGGTCACGGGTTCCTCCGGGTGGGGACCGAGCAGATGGACCGCTTCCGCTCGGCGTACGTGTCCGGTGTTCACCGGCGTCCGGTGCCTGGCGCGCTGCCGTCGATGGGTGACCGGACCGTAGAACTGCTCGACTACTCCAGCGGCTACGTCGCGCCGGTCGTCGAGGAGGAGCAGGACGAGAAGCAGCCCGACCCGGACGGTGTCTTCGACGAGGCGGTCGGCGAGAGCCTGATGGACGTCTTGGTCGACCGGTTCGAGGGCAAGGGCACTCCGGCGCACCAGATCTGGCTGGCGCCGCTCGACAAGGCGCCCGCGCTCGGCACTGTCCTGCCCACCGGGCCGACGGACTTCCCCATCGGCAGGTTCCAGCCGGGCCGGCTGCAGACCGTCGCCGGCATCGTGGACCGCCCGCTCGAGCAGCGGCGTGACCCGCTGCTGCTCGACCTGTCCGCCGGCGGCGGGCACGTCGCGGTGGCCGGCTCGGTGCAGAGCGGCAAGAGCACCACCCTGGTCACCCTGATCACCGGTCTCGCCCTGACCCACTCACCGCGCGACGTCCAGTTCTACTGCCTCGACTTCGGTGGTGGCGTGCTGACCGGCGTCCGCGACCTGCCGCACGTCGGCTCGGTGGCCGGACGTCAGGACGTCAACGCCGTACGGCGGAGTGTGATCGAGGTGCTCGGCATCGTGGCCGAACGGGAGAAGACCTTCGCCCAGCTCGGCATCGACAGCATGGAGACCTACCGGGAACGCCGCCGACAGGGCGAGCTCGCCGACCATCCGTACGGCGACGTGTTCCTGGTGGTCGACGGGTGGGCGACGATCCGCAACGACTTCGAGGACCTGGAGCAGCTGCTCGCCGACATCGCGACCCGCGGGCTGGCGTACGGCGTGCACCTGATGGTGAGCGTGGCGCGCTGGTTCGACCTGCGGACCAACGTTCGCGACCTGTGCGGCACCAAGCTGGAGCTGCGGATCGGTGACCCCATCGACTCGATGGTGGACCGGCGGGCGGCCGCGCTGGTGCCGGAGCGAGCGCCGGGGCGCGGCATCATGACCGGTCGGCACCAGTTCATCACTGCCGCACCACGCCTGTCCGAGCCGCAGGGCGAGGAGCGCGTGTCGGTCGGCCTGGCCGAACTGGTCCGGACCGTGGCGGAGGCCTGGCCGGGGCAGGCGGCGCCGGAGGTCAGGCTGCTGCCGCCCGACGTACCGTACGAGGCCGGAAACGGAGCGAGCTCGCAGGAGGCCGGGCTGGCGGTCGCCGTGGCCGAGCGCAGTCTCCAGCCGGTGCTCCTCGACCCGAACGCCAACCCGACGTTCATCCTGCTCGGCGACACCGGGTCGGGCAAGACCGGCTTCCTGCGCACGCTGTGCCGGCGGATCTCGGAGACCTACACCCCTGCGGAGGCGTGTGTGCTGGTCATCGATCACCGCCGCAGCATGCTCGGGTCGGTCGAGGGCCCCAACCTGCTGGGCTACGGCACCGGCCACCAGGTCACCGAGAACCTGATCCAGCGGCTGGTCCAGATCCTGGAGGAGCGGCTGCCCGGGCCGGACATCACCCCGCAGCAACTCCGGGACCGCTCCTGGTGGCAGGGGCCGGACGTGTTCGTCCTGATCGACGACTACGACATGGTCGCCACCGGCGACGGGCATCCGTTGATGCCGTTGCTGCCCTACATCCCGCAGGCGGCCGACATCGGGTTGCGGATCTACGCGGCCCGGCGGACCGGCGGCGCGATGCGCGGCCTGTTCGAACCGGTGCTGGCCAAGATCCGCGCGGTCGGGTCGCCCGGGCTGCAGCTGTCCGGCAGCCGCGACGAGGGCATCCTGCTCGGCGGCCTGCGCGCCCAGCCGCTGCCACCCGGCCGGGGCTTCCTGGTCAACCGGCAGGGCGACAGTCAGCTCATCCAGCTGACCCATCCCCCGGCGGACGACCAGGAGCAGTGA
- a CDS encoding transglutaminaseTgpA domain-containing protein — protein sequence MSTRRRTAAALAAVAVGGLCFGPVFGLRSLLLPVLVVCLAVYAVTELCRYRPTLLTWRPLLVVVAGLLATIETVLRSTTLAGLPTAETIRALGRGLTAWQLTLESTWPARPDPDLVVFVPLLVLLAALLVVELLDRTPPLVGVLPGVAVAGIAQAYIALSGFTAVLVALAFGVVIAALLVPDSSRKPRRSLTPLIAGAVVTVVAVVGALAVGAADPLERTPYTLQQAQSVAAPATRQASPLDELAGRLDRRSKDTVVFRYRAPSPVGRWRQVALDNFDGANWTTDHPILRLGSELTPGPEVRVQVEPQRAEVEVKELRGPWLPGQLLPSSVRGASEPQIEPIGGTLLTGEVPDRYELTWSKPKVDAKLLLASGIDADAPGGLGDLGAVPNEVAALATDALAGRRATFATALALESYMRKRYKLASTDPLPTGHSWPQLRRFLLDDEPGTSEQFAAGYVALARANGIPARLVVGFRAPTTADADGWYTVRNGDALAWPEVAVDGVGWWPLDPSGQAAAGKSVVPGSDTDVTDQARREVPPVNEIQDPEVAPPSESSRDNDGWDRPDVPVLGIFVVSVALLLLWLLGVPLLKTLRAVRRKRRPGNAAVVGAWAEARDRLRAHGVAVTSGMTVRDLALAAGDVTDERASAGLAVVANSVDRALWSGGQAGPEVSREAWAGVREVRRGLRTRPLADRLQAALELRSLWRLSGGDRLRRAVAADR from the coding sequence GTGAGCACCCGCCGCCGGACGGCTGCTGCGCTGGCAGCGGTCGCCGTCGGAGGCCTCTGCTTCGGCCCAGTCTTCGGACTGAGGTCGCTGCTGCTGCCTGTTCTCGTGGTCTGCTTGGCCGTCTACGCAGTGACCGAGCTGTGCCGCTATCGGCCGACTCTGCTGACCTGGCGACCCCTGCTGGTCGTCGTAGCCGGTCTGCTCGCCACCATCGAGACAGTGCTCCGCAGTACGACGCTCGCAGGGCTGCCGACCGCAGAGACCATCCGCGCACTCGGCCGTGGGCTCACCGCGTGGCAGCTCACCCTCGAGTCGACCTGGCCCGCCCGGCCCGACCCTGACCTCGTGGTGTTCGTCCCGCTGCTCGTCCTGCTCGCCGCACTGCTCGTCGTCGAACTGCTTGACCGTACGCCGCCGCTGGTCGGCGTGCTGCCTGGTGTGGCGGTGGCCGGCATCGCCCAGGCCTACATCGCGCTGAGCGGATTCACCGCCGTACTTGTCGCTCTGGCCTTCGGCGTCGTGATCGCCGCGCTGCTGGTTCCGGATTCCTCGCGCAAACCCCGGCGTTCCCTGACGCCGCTGATCGCCGGCGCAGTTGTGACGGTGGTCGCCGTAGTCGGTGCACTGGCCGTCGGCGCTGCCGACCCGTTGGAGCGAACGCCGTACACGCTGCAGCAGGCCCAGAGCGTTGCTGCCCCCGCGACGCGGCAGGCCAGCCCGCTGGACGAGTTGGCCGGGCGACTCGACCGGCGGAGCAAGGACACCGTCGTGTTCCGCTACCGGGCGCCGAGCCCGGTCGGGCGGTGGCGTCAGGTAGCACTGGACAACTTCGACGGCGCCAACTGGACCACTGACCACCCGATCCTCCGGCTGGGCTCTGAGCTGACGCCCGGACCCGAGGTGCGGGTGCAGGTGGAGCCGCAGCGGGCCGAGGTCGAGGTGAAGGAACTGCGTGGGCCCTGGCTGCCCGGCCAGCTGCTGCCGTCGTCCGTCCGCGGCGCGAGCGAGCCGCAGATCGAGCCGATCGGCGGCACGCTGCTGACCGGCGAGGTGCCGGACCGCTACGAGCTGACCTGGTCGAAGCCGAAGGTCGACGCCAAGCTCCTGCTGGCCTCGGGCATCGACGCCGACGCCCCTGGTGGCCTGGGCGACCTCGGCGCCGTGCCGAACGAGGTGGCGGCCCTGGCCACCGATGCACTGGCCGGGCGGCGAGCGACGTTCGCGACGGCGCTCGCGCTGGAGAGCTACATGCGCAAGCGGTACAAGCTCGCGTCGACCGATCCGCTGCCGACCGGGCACAGCTGGCCGCAGCTGCGCCGGTTCCTGCTCGACGACGAGCCGGGGACCAGCGAGCAGTTCGCCGCCGGGTACGTCGCGCTGGCCCGCGCGAACGGCATCCCGGCCCGGCTGGTGGTCGGCTTCCGCGCTCCCACGACGGCCGACGCGGACGGCTGGTACACGGTGCGCAACGGCGACGCGCTGGCCTGGCCCGAGGTGGCCGTGGACGGCGTCGGCTGGTGGCCGCTGGACCCGTCCGGCCAGGCTGCGGCCGGCAAGTCCGTCGTACCGGGGAGCGACACCGACGTGACGGACCAGGCGCGCCGCGAGGTGCCGCCGGTCAACGAGATCCAGGACCCGGAAGTCGCGCCGCCCAGTGAGTCGTCCCGGGACAACGACGGCTGGGACCGGCCCGACGTACCGGTGCTCGGCATCTTCGTCGTGTCCGTTGCGCTGCTGCTGCTCTGGTTGCTCGGCGTACCGCTGCTAAAGACCCTGCGAGCAGTACGGCGCAAGCGGCGGCCGGGCAACGCTGCCGTGGTCGGGGCGTGGGCGGAGGCTCGTGACCGGCTAAGGGCGCACGGCGTGGCGGTGACATCGGGCATGACCGTGCGAGACCTGGCCCTGGCGGCTGGAGACGTCACCGACGAGCGCGCCTCGGCCGGACTGGCCGTCGTCGCGAACAGCGTCGACCGGGCGCTGTGGTCCGGCGGTCAGGCCGGTCCGGAAGTCAGCCGGGAGGCCTGGGCCGGCGTACGGGAAGTACGGCGTGGGCTGCGCACCCGGCCGTTGGCGGACAGGCTGCAGGCAGCGCTGGAGCTCCGGAGTCTGTGGAGGCTCAGCGGCGGCGACAGGTTGCGCCGCGCAGTGGCTGCGGATCGCTGA
- the eccD gene encoding type VII secretion integral membrane protein EccD produces the protein MNITGLLRITIATPQRRLDLALPEQSSVAEVLPGVLSKAGEHLADEGAPGGGWVLRRADGTELTLGRSLGSHRIRDGEILHLVPRRLEWPELEYDDLVDAVASGSGRLGAVWSPWHTRIAGLVCAATALLIVMVAILRLGSPWQEPAGWLLITALLVVGGAVVLARVVGDSGAGAMVGGIGLPCAAVGGALLLAGAAGWPAIGAPQLLAGSATLMLAGAACYLGVVDGAVLFVGAVSVGVLGVLGGWIGTSDSLDGPDVAAIVGAALLGFSPLLGSLALRLGRLPMPILPRTTADLVRDDPLPPRKQVYGAVVRADGLLTGMLVGLMVVLSICEVLLVMADTRSATILACLLSAGAFLRTRLYPVVKQRLLLLVPGVIGAAGLILGPLTRRLTDPVAVIMPAVLVMAVLAIFFGLRYSNHRPSPYLSRYAEIAELLVILALVPVAAAVLGLYGVVRGWGG, from the coding sequence ATGAACATCACCGGACTTCTCCGCATCACCATCGCCACCCCGCAACGCCGGCTCGATCTCGCGCTGCCCGAGCAGTCGTCGGTGGCCGAGGTGCTGCCCGGTGTCCTGTCCAAGGCCGGCGAGCACCTCGCCGACGAAGGGGCGCCAGGAGGCGGCTGGGTGCTGCGCCGCGCCGACGGCACCGAGCTCACCCTCGGCCGCAGCCTCGGTTCGCACCGGATCCGTGACGGCGAGATCCTGCACCTGGTGCCCCGCCGGCTGGAGTGGCCGGAGCTCGAGTACGACGACCTGGTCGACGCGGTCGCCTCCGGCTCCGGCCGGCTCGGCGCCGTCTGGTCGCCCTGGCACACGAGGATCGCCGGGCTGGTCTGCGCGGCGACCGCACTGCTGATCGTCATGGTGGCGATCCTGCGGCTCGGGTCACCCTGGCAGGAGCCGGCGGGCTGGTTGCTGATCACCGCCCTGCTGGTCGTCGGCGGTGCCGTCGTCCTGGCCCGGGTGGTCGGCGATTCCGGAGCCGGCGCGATGGTCGGCGGCATCGGACTGCCCTGCGCGGCAGTGGGTGGGGCGCTGCTGCTGGCCGGCGCGGCCGGTTGGCCGGCGATCGGAGCCCCGCAGCTGCTGGCCGGCAGCGCCACGTTGATGCTCGCGGGTGCGGCCTGCTACCTCGGCGTCGTGGACGGCGCGGTGCTGTTCGTCGGTGCCGTCAGTGTCGGCGTACTGGGAGTACTCGGCGGGTGGATAGGCACCTCCGACAGCCTGGACGGTCCTGACGTCGCCGCCATCGTGGGAGCCGCACTGCTGGGGTTCTCTCCGTTGCTCGGGTCGCTCGCACTACGGCTCGGCCGGCTGCCGATGCCCATCCTGCCGCGCACCACCGCGGATCTGGTGCGCGACGACCCGCTGCCGCCGCGCAAGCAGGTGTACGGCGCGGTGGTCCGGGCCGACGGCCTGCTGACCGGAATGCTGGTCGGCCTGATGGTCGTGCTGTCGATCTGCGAAGTGCTGCTGGTGATGGCCGACACCCGGTCCGCGACGATCCTCGCCTGCCTGCTCAGCGCCGGGGCGTTCCTGCGGACCCGGCTGTACCCGGTCGTGAAACAACGGCTGCTGTTGCTGGTCCCGGGCGTGATCGGCGCGGCCGGCCTGATCCTGGGCCCATTGACCCGCCGCCTCACCGACCCGGTCGCCGTGATCATGCCCGCCGTCCTGGTGATGGCGGTGCTGGCGATCTTCTTCGGACTGCGCTACAGCAACCACCGGCCGAGCCCGTACCTGAGCCGCTACGCGGAGATCGCCGAGCTCCTGGTGATCCTGGCGCTCGTCCCGGTCGCCGCGGCGGTGCTCGGCCTGTACGGCGTGGTCCGGGGCTGGGGAGGCTGA
- a CDS encoding serine/threonine protein kinase yields the protein MTAMAEIPLEALVPRANGPVAGVFLLAPAVAGGRTMVLKVYPQPLDRRTYNGVEVEQAKLAGLRSSRSIVLVQGLDELPDGRTGLRMEFCPQGLRELVAAGPLPIGDVVVLGQILASVLAEAHDIGLVHGGVTPSNVLERASGQPALSDFGLDLRLRFPRDLTGDAAYTAPEVLRDGELSEQADVYGLGATLYLALAGHSPFPTRPGETPDDVVLRVLGEPVPAVSGRDVPAGLTTLLSRMMAKEPDDRPTAAEAVHEFEALLLTPQETGDDDLDFDDFRDELASARVAQTPQVATVALARPPKPRREKGWRPSKGLLIGAGVAASLAAVLVVMLLPKDAPQSTPRPVVTRPSSGPAATPSMTPAVRLELKPPKDNGTSVQLEWTSSKPLTYALNIAEQGGNDAQTTYRGTGTSMTVRVSPGLMYCFEVQGTDGTAIYISDPQPLRGATCRRR from the coding sequence ATGACAGCGATGGCCGAGATCCCGCTGGAAGCGCTGGTGCCACGGGCGAACGGTCCGGTGGCCGGCGTCTTCCTGCTCGCCCCGGCCGTCGCCGGTGGCCGCACGATGGTGCTGAAGGTCTACCCGCAGCCGCTCGACCGGCGGACCTACAACGGCGTCGAGGTCGAGCAGGCGAAGCTTGCCGGCCTGCGGTCGTCGCGGTCGATCGTGCTGGTGCAGGGCCTCGACGAGCTGCCGGACGGGCGGACCGGGCTGCGGATGGAGTTCTGCCCGCAGGGCCTGCGGGAGCTGGTCGCCGCTGGGCCGCTGCCGATCGGCGACGTCGTCGTCCTGGGCCAGATCCTCGCGTCGGTGCTGGCCGAGGCGCACGACATCGGGCTGGTGCACGGCGGCGTGACGCCGAGCAACGTGCTGGAGCGGGCCAGTGGGCAGCCCGCGCTGAGCGACTTCGGGCTGGACCTGCGGCTGCGGTTCCCGCGCGACCTGACGGGCGACGCGGCGTACACAGCACCTGAGGTGCTGCGGGACGGCGAGCTGTCCGAGCAGGCGGACGTGTACGGGCTGGGTGCAACGCTCTACCTCGCGCTGGCCGGGCACTCGCCCTTCCCGACCCGTCCGGGTGAGACACCGGACGACGTCGTCCTGCGGGTACTGGGCGAGCCGGTCCCTGCTGTGTCGGGCCGCGATGTGCCGGCCGGGCTGACCACGCTGCTGAGCCGGATGATGGCCAAGGAGCCGGACGATCGGCCGACCGCGGCGGAGGCGGTCCACGAGTTCGAGGCGCTGCTGCTGACCCCGCAGGAGACCGGGGACGACGACCTGGACTTCGACGACTTCCGCGACGAGCTGGCCTCCGCACGTGTGGCGCAGACCCCGCAGGTCGCGACTGTGGCGCTGGCCAGGCCGCCGAAACCCCGACGGGAGAAGGGCTGGCGGCCCTCCAAGGGGTTGCTGATCGGTGCGGGTGTCGCGGCGTCGCTGGCCGCCGTACTGGTGGTCATGCTGCTGCCGAAGGACGCTCCGCAGAGCACGCCGCGTCCGGTGGTGACCCGACCGTCGTCAGGGCCGGCGGCGACGCCGTCGATGACTCCCGCGGTCCGGCTCGAGCTCAAACCACCCAAGGACAACGGCACCTCGGTCCAGCTCGAGTGGACCAGCTCCAAGCCACTCACCTACGCGCTGAACATCGCCGAGCAGGGTGGCAACGACGCCCAGACCACCTACCGCGGCACCGGCACGTCGATGACCGTCCGGGTGAGCCCTGGCCTGATGTACTGCTTCGAGGTCCAGGGCACCGACGGTACGGCGATCTACATCAGCGATCCGCAGCCACTGCGCGGCGCAACCTGTCGCCGCCGCTGA
- the eccB gene encoding type VII secretion protein EccB translates to MATRKDQLQSHQFSVQRMVSALVTRETDPEQPPFKRPLAAAFGSAAILVLALVVAGVYGMVSPGGSKAYAKGDVVVVEKETGTRFVYVDGHLHPVTNYTSALLALGKYGEVRRVSRRSLAKAPRGPLIGIEDAPDALPDRKRLLTGGWTLCSEPALDPSGAATSESVLMIGSRPARDQAMLDTAMLVEVMETRDQYLIWKGYRHRIQKSDTTTVGLALGSEPWARVGSAFVAGLPDGEPIAPIAIPGTGQASYAVQERGGTRIGQLFVVTTASGAKQHYVALKDKLRPITALQYDIQRAYRPVTAAYGGKAPSAIAIGLLSLSRAESPSTRADAGQAPRSRPEFVAPRNGQGTVCATYQPGEMVPAVSIDAAMPARDAAAVTVKRGKLGTALADRILVEPGAAAVVEAMPSDQARTGTVSVVTDLGRAYPLADPALLEALGYQDVVPIRIPAQLVARIPQGSGLDPAAAIQPVA, encoded by the coding sequence ATGGCGACCAGGAAGGACCAGCTCCAGTCCCACCAGTTCTCCGTCCAGCGGATGGTGTCGGCCCTGGTCACCCGGGAGACCGACCCCGAGCAGCCGCCGTTCAAGCGGCCGCTCGCCGCGGCCTTCGGCAGTGCCGCGATCCTGGTCCTCGCGCTGGTGGTGGCCGGGGTCTACGGCATGGTGTCGCCCGGTGGCAGCAAGGCCTACGCCAAGGGCGACGTGGTCGTCGTGGAGAAGGAGACCGGGACCCGGTTCGTCTACGTCGACGGTCATCTGCATCCCGTCACCAACTACACCTCCGCTTTGCTTGCCCTAGGCAAGTACGGCGAGGTCCGCCGGGTCTCCCGCCGCTCGCTGGCCAAGGCTCCCCGGGGTCCGCTGATCGGGATCGAGGACGCTCCGGACGCGCTGCCGGACCGCAAGCGGCTGCTCACCGGGGGCTGGACGCTGTGCTCCGAGCCGGCCCTGGACCCCAGCGGCGCGGCGACCAGCGAGTCGGTGCTGATGATCGGGTCCCGGCCCGCACGGGACCAGGCGATGCTGGACACCGCGATGCTGGTGGAGGTGATGGAGACCCGCGACCAGTACCTGATCTGGAAGGGCTACCGGCACCGGATCCAGAAGTCCGACACCACCACGGTCGGCCTGGCGCTCGGTTCGGAGCCGTGGGCCCGCGTCGGGTCCGCCTTCGTCGCCGGCCTGCCGGACGGGGAACCGATCGCGCCGATCGCGATCCCGGGCACCGGGCAGGCGTCGTACGCGGTCCAGGAACGCGGTGGGACCCGGATCGGCCAACTGTTCGTGGTGACGACGGCCAGCGGTGCCAAGCAGCACTACGTGGCGCTGAAGGACAAACTCCGGCCGATCACCGCGCTGCAGTACGACATCCAGCGCGCCTACCGGCCGGTCACCGCGGCGTACGGCGGCAAGGCGCCGAGCGCCATCGCGATCGGCCTGCTCTCGCTGAGCCGCGCCGAGTCGCCGTCCACCCGCGCCGACGCGGGACAAGCGCCCCGGTCCCGGCCCGAATTCGTTGCCCCACGCAACGGACAGGGAACGGTCTGCGCCACCTACCAGCCCGGCGAGATGGTTCCGGCCGTGTCGATCGACGCCGCGATGCCGGCCCGCGACGCCGCCGCCGTGACCGTCAAGCGCGGCAAACTCGGGACCGCACTGGCCGATCGCATCCTGGTCGAGCCCGGCGCGGCCGCGGTCGTCGAGGCCATGCCCTCGGACCAGGCGCGGACCGGCACGGTCTCGGTCGTCACCGACCTGGGCCGCGCCTATCCGCTGGCCGATCCCGCCCTGCTCGAGGCCTTGGGCTACCAGGACGTCGTACCGATCCGCATTCCGGCCCAGCTGGTCGCCCGCATCCCCCAAGGCAGCGGCCTCGACCCGGCCGCCGCCATCCAGCCGGTCGCCTGA